CGTCTTCATCGTCTTCTTGCTCGCCCTCGTCGTCGCTGTGTACTACACGTTTCGCGCGATTCTGTCGCGTCTCTTTGGTCAATATCGGCTCATCCTCGATCTCATCTTCAAATCTTTTCCGCTTTTGTGTTTTTTCTTTGGGCTTTATCTCCGGCGGTCTGCATGCTGTACAAAACCAATCTCCCGGTGGTACAGCCTGTGTATAacaaataacaaagaaataataataattcaatcgGTTACTATTGTAAAAGCGtcagtataataaattattaattacagtaaGTTTCGGTTTTAGACAATAGAGATGATGACCCCTGTTGCATCCATCGCAAAGCAACATGTTCTCTGCGTCCCTACGCCTTCGGCATATACGACACTGAGCATTTAAAGCACTTCTGTGCCATGCAACGCTATTGTGCAAGGTACTTAAGTGAATGAACAACTGGGACCAATTTGTAGATGCTATTAATGATTGTTCCCATCTCTCTCGTGCCTCCTCGCCTGACCATTTCTTATCCTTTTGATCAGGTCCCAATGGTCTTTGTAAGTACCTTTGTTCTATAGCGTGAGACAACTGCAAAATAGAGCAAGCTAGTTGTTTGATGGTTGCCTGCTGCTTTTGATCAAGCACCATCTCATCGTCACCGGGTAAACCTAAGTACATTCCTGGATCTTTGTAAGTCTTTATGCTAATACTTCCAACTTCTGAGTCTGGGGTACCGGGTCTACTGTGTTTAGACTCGTTCTTTATCTTGTCTATTAGAGCATTAGGAGGTGTATCTATGTCTACCTCGTTACCAGCACACATCAATTTGTCGCACTGTTTATCGTAACTTCTCTGATTGATCGCGTTCCTCCAGGCAGTGCGATCAGTGATCTTAAGCCATCCCAGACAACCTGAATTGATCTTGTCTTCAAAGTCCAAAATATGATCTCTCAAAGTCAATTCCATTACATCGTCGACCAACATGTCAGAAGGAAAATTCAAGTTCgcgttttcatatttatttttcttagccGCCTTATTATTTTGCGCTTTATTGGAGTCTGAAAACTATATACAAATATCTATTTACTTTTCGTTCTTTAATCATGTATAAGTATCAGAGAACGGAAAGTTTtcaaaagtaactcgttatcgtTACTCGTTACATAAGTAGTAAGGATTCGTTACTTtgtcgttacttttttaattttaaaataaaattagattatgttttaaaattttcatataattctaaacctacagttcataaaataaataaaactacaaaaattatataggatTTTCTGAATAGGATTCATAtagaatttgtttaataaactacatacattttttatcaatattttaaataggaagttaaataattacgtcACAAAGATTTGACTTTTGTCTGAAGGTTTTACTTaatttgtaatgtaatgtaaaaattaaaccatcaaaatgttttactttatatagtattacatttttatcggtattaatttactatttacttttaacaaaagttgacaTCTGTAAAGTTTGTTTTTATGATAATACAATTCTGTAATGGTTTATTTTTGGGAACTATTCTTCaaaacgatcttaaatataatataatacaacaaactataaatattgattgaataataaacactaaaaattatattataaattaaaaagtaacaataaaagtaactattaaattcgttaccgttactaaAAGAATGTAActacgttaccgttacagttacaaaaaataaaaattaacgccgttacaagtaactcgttacttccaATCTCTGATAAGTATATAGCAGGAAACGTACTTTAATAaactatacaaaaatatacttacaaCTTCAGGATTTAATTTGTGTTTAGGACATTCATCGATAACAAGAAGCAAATTGTCCATCTCTTGTAAAAGATTATTTCTAAGCTCACTCTCCCTGACACCTCTTGTGCTTAAGCTATTTATTAGTGCTTGAATGTCCTCTCTATTTCCATAAAAGCTCCACGTTATCAGTGATCTCTTGCAATGAACAGGACAATCTTTGTCTCCTGTACACAGTAccaaatttcttttaatgttgGTAAGATCCTGTTTAAATTCCTTTCGAGAGTTTGTTTCTTTCCGTGGCGATTTAACACCATTTTTATCCGACAGTAGAAGCTTCTTGGGtgatttcttcaattttttgaaattattttctttgtcacTAAACTCatcttcaaatttattttttatatatgcatatgttgCTTCCTTGTCTTGCAACTCTGGATGATGTGGAGTACCCTCAGGAAGACAGTCTCCAGGCCAACGTTCATCGTTTTCGACAAATAATCctacaacaaaaaaaatattgagttacagagattaaaaaaatgaatatcataaaatttaattcttttttaaattactttcttaaattattattaattattgcactAGATTTAATATCATACTttcacaattataataattacagtatataatcaaataaatacaataattataatcacttgagaatattttatttaagcattattatgcacatatatattttaatttctaaagttGTGAAgcctatataaataaattataatatataagaatacataaaatataaaagaataaaaaatttaaacactgACTAGCTTGTcaaccttattaaaaatatttttcttaaaacatgtttgaataaaaagacaaaaaatgaaaagatgaaataatacaaattaaatattaacttgtttttaaatttataatgtatatttttaaatccaaAGCAATATTGGATTGCAACTAAAGTTAATAGAAAGATATTAAGTCTTTCATTCttgattttgaatattttatgaaaacaaaaatatagaaacGTACCTGGTATAGATATAAATCTCCAATATCTTCGATGAGCTCTATCTGCACCTAAATAAATCATCATCTTGTCGTCTCTTGACGCTTGCTGCAGTTCTTTCAGTTTATTTTcatattcttcttttttcttttcttcttcataATTACCACGCGTAATCTTTTTCGGTTTTGGCTCATCTTCTTCAAGCTTTCCTTCTTTCTCACGTTCTCgcatcttttctttctcttccttttccttCTTTTGTTCAGCAAGCAGGAAcaattttaattctctttttgCTTGGTGCAATTTATCATATCGCTCCTCGATTGCATCGCGTATCGATGCGAACGCAAGTAACTGATTGATCAGACATGTAACGATCTTAATTTTGTCATCTAAATCAAGCTCGCAGACATTTCGATGGCCCAACAACCGCAAAAGGTAGGCTTCATGTAATCTCAAACGAAGCGCTGGTTCATCAAAATTTGTATAGCCACCTATAACaggcaatattttttatatagaaaatatattaaccCATTCCTTCCAATCTGTTTATAAGCATCTTCCCAATTTTTTCCTCCAtttgtatttaacattttaaaaaatatttctttaaaatcttcattaaaaaatcaagaaaaaaagtaaagaacTAAATAATGAATTACACATACCCTTTTGAGAATATCGCCATTTCGAAGCGGCTTCGCTTATACGTCCTCCAGAGCTTAATAAATGTTGCCTCAAAATCTCACTCAAAGTTACATGATCCAATGTAAGTTCTGATAATTTACAACCCTGATAAGTTGGGCACCATCTAGAAGCTAGCGTAGCGAGTTTAATTGTTTTTGCCATTGACGATGCGTCTTCATAAGCACTGGTATCGTCTAACAAAGTAGGCGCCTGCGCATCAATTTCATTATCCTCTCCTGcttgatatttaaatatgtttgacAATAATAGTTGTAGAAGATCACTCCAAGGACCGGATGCTTCTTTGGTCAATAACGCCTTCTCCACCAATTCCAAATTAAAACCACCCGGAAAGTAGACGGGCACCTCAAGTTcttcattgaaaaattcaagaaattccGTTATCAAGGCAAAATCTCCAAACTTTTCATTTGGTATGTTACACTTAATAACGGTAGGTTCAGGAATGGGACTGAGATCTTCACACTCAAGATCTTCTCTCGGTTTGTtccattgtttcatatatgcaGCTAAAGCCGCTAATTTttgtctcttttcttttttacgcTCGCTTTTTAGCGCCCTCTCCTCTTTACGTTTTGCTTTCTCTTCCAAAGCTTTCGCTTTAAGTTCCTCTTTGAATTTACCGTTCATTCTATTAACaagatatatttcaaacattaaaaagattatattatattatagatatctCTTGATGGAGccttaataaattaacttttacctTGGTTTCCGATATTTCTTCACCACACCAGTATCATTTACTTTTTTCAGAGGATCCGCTGCTTTATCGGGTGTTTTCTGTTTCGACACATTCGAGATGAGAAATTTATCCATTGATTCTTGTTTTTGTTTGACGGACTTTTTTATGCGCACCGTAAAATCTGGGAGTGTTCCAGCGAATATGGTATCAAAACGTATTTTGTTAATCGCGTACTTTTCTAGAACACTTTCCtataataaaacaagaaataacaTTACACAAGAGTGTAAAAATACCTTttgaatattcaaaaatttgtattaacaattcTGTATTAACCTTGACAACCCATATACCGCTACTATTTTGTTCACAGAGTTGAcggagaaatattttattacggtCTCTGCTGTAATGTTGTTTTCGCCTTCTGACCTGAGACGCTTCTACTATCATAATCTGACTGACGTCAGAATCTCCAGAATCTAATTGTTCCACCTCGTAGCGAAATAATTTCGCTGGTGGATGATAGTAATGTTCTTGTAGACTTCTAAAAAATAGCGGCACAGAATAGAATAAACTTAATAACAAATTCAATAAGCTActgaaatttcaataatttaaaataacatttaatctctTTTCACATAAAAAGTGCTTAATTATTTCAACATCTTATAACCTATAAAAAGATTTCTagacataaaaaatatcaaaaaattcttaattatgtgGATGAATTTTTATCCACAGTAGTATtaagataagaaaaatataagtagCATTCTGGAGATACCAGAATTCAATTACTCATTACCAAAACTCATTTACCTGCTGTTTTCGTTCATAAACGTTTTAATTTGTTGTTCTGTAGGTATGATGACTTGAAGAACATGGCAGTTACACCAAGCGTCTTCAGTAAAGCTAGCCTCTACCATTTCTCCTACAAAATAACGATCTCTCGCAAACTGATAAACGTCTTCAATCATCTCATTGAAAGAAGACCTATTTGTTTTACTAGCGAGATATAGTATAGGAATTCGCagctaaaaaaatatgaaattatgttttataaaaatatacatgttaatattaatacaattaacattaataaattacataaaattatactatACCTCCATTGGAAATTCTTTCAAGCTTCTCTTTGCATTTTCTTCACATTGTAAAGCTTCTTCGAATGTCATGTTAGTTTTACCTGTGATACTGCACGACCATATAAGagaattgcataaaataattcgCTCGCAAAATTCACTGTAAtagaaaatatgtttattataatataagttttataaaatatgtaagtatacaatttttatatgcatatttgtttaaaattaatttaacctaTTAAAACTTTGAAACGCAAGTGTAAACTTTAAAggcacaaataaaatttaattattaaatttacttataaatta
The DNA window shown above is from Solenopsis invicta isolate M01_SB chromosome 10, UNIL_Sinv_3.0, whole genome shotgun sequence and carries:
- the LOC105205315 gene encoding bromodomain adjacent to zinc finger domain protein 1A isoform X3 produces the protein MPLLRKQPFQRLHVSSDFRDDDEVYHCEVTNEIFKNYNEFCERIILCNSLIWSCSITGKTNMTFEEALQCEENAKRSLKEFPMELRIPILYLASKTNRSSFNEMIEDVYQFARDRYFVGEMVEASFTEDAWCNCHVLQVIIPTEQQIKTFMNENSRSLQEHYYHPPAKLFRYEVEQLDSGDSDVSQIMIVEASQVRRRKQHYSRDRNKIFLRQLCEQNSSGIWVVKESVLEKYAINKIRFDTIFAGTLPDFTVRIKKSVKQKQESMDKFLISNVSKQKTPDKAADPLKKVNDTGVVKKYRKPRMNGKFKEELKAKALEEKAKRKEERALKSERKKEKRQKLAALAAYMKQWNKPREDLECEDLSPIPEPTVIKCNIPNEKFGDFALITEFLEFFNEELEVPVYFPGGFNLELVEKALLTKEASGPWSDLLQLLLSNIFKYQAGEDNEIDAQAPTLLDDTSAYEDASSMAKTIKLATLASRWCPTYQGCKLSELTLDHVTLSEILRQHLLSSGGRISEAASKWRYSQKGGYTNFDEPALRLRLHEAYLLRLLGHRNVCELDLDDKIKIVTCLINQLLAFASIRDAIEERYDKLHQAKRELKLFLLAEQKKEKEEKEKMREREKEGKLEEDEPKPKKITRGNYEEEKKKEEYENKLKELQQASRDDKMMIYLGADRAHRRYWRFISIPGLFVENDERWPGDCLPEGTPHHPELQDKEATYAYIKNKFEDEFSDKENNFKKLKKSPKKLLLSDKNGVKSPRKETNSRKEFKQDLTNIKRNLVLCTGDKDCPVHCKRSLITWSFYGNREDIQALINSLSTRGVRESELRNNLLQEMDNLLLVIDECPKHKLNPEVFSDSNKAQNNKAAKKNKYENANLNFPSDMLVDDVMELTLRDHILDFEDKINSGCLGWLKITDRTAWRNAINQRSYDKQCDKLMCAGNEVDIDTPPNALIDKIKNESKHSRPGTPDSEVGSISIKTYKDPGMYLGLPGDDEMVLDQKQQATIKQLACSILQLSHAIEQRYLQRPLGPDQKDKKWSGEEARERWEQSLIASTNWSQLFIHLSTLHNSVAWHRSALNAQCRICRRRRDAENMLLCDGCNRGHHLYCLKPKLTAVPPGDWFCTACRPPEIKPKEKTQKRKRFEDEIEDEPILTKETRQNRAKRVVHSDDEGEQEDDEDDEESEEDINIRLENLCATCKSGGKLIVCDTCSNRYHLECVDPPLSRSPRGRRWSCTKCKAKRRSTTKDSSASDDTEPRQTRRATKRAAEIEHEEDKNSIRGSATKLQELLNDIRHHRDSWPFLSPVTKDEVPDYHDIISNPMDFGTIKHKLGNGDYETVDKFFSDCQLVFDNCGLYNKEHSSVYNYVYSAGMRLRKYIEKRCKELGFNFDDTLFQEDSKIKRPRLDIIDENDTSESEDEREAHKRR
- the LOC105205315 gene encoding bromodomain adjacent to zinc finger domain protein 1A isoform X2 gives rise to the protein MPLLRKQPFQRLHVSSDFRDDDEVYHCEVTNEIFKNYNEFCERIILCNSLIWSCSITGKTNMTFEEALQCEENAKRSLKEFPMELRIPILYLASKTNRSSFNEMIEDVYQFARDRYFVGEMVEASFTEDAWCNCHVLQVIIPTEQQIKTFMNENSRSLQEHYYHPPAKLFRYEVEQLDSGDSDVSQIMIVEASQVRRRKQHYSRDRNKIFLRQLCEQNSSGIWVVKESVLEKYAINKIRFDTIFAGTLPDFTVRIKKSVKQKQESMDKFLISNVSKQKTPDKAADPLKKVNDTGVVKKYRKPRMNGKFKEELKAKALEEKAKRKEERALKSERKKEKRQKLAALAAYMKQWNKPREDLECEDLSPIPEPTVIKCNIPNEKFGDFALITEFLEFFNEELEVPVYFPGGFNLELVEKALLTKEASGPWSDLLQLLLSNIFKYQAGEDNEIDAQAPTLLDDTSAYEDASSMAKTIKLATLASRWCPTYQGCKLSELTLDHVTLSEILRQHLLSSGGRISEAASKWRYSQKGGYTNFDEPALRLRLHEAYLLRLLGHRNVCELDLDDKIKIVTCLINQLLAFASIRDAIEERYDKLHQAKRELKLFLLAEQKKEKEEKEKMREREKEGKLEEDEPKPKKITRGNYEEEKKKEEYENKLKELQQASRDDKMMIYLGADRAHRRYWRFISIPGLFVENDERWPGDCLPEGTPHHPELQDKEATYAYIKNKFEDEFSDKENNFKKLKKSPKKLLLSDKNGVKSPRKETNSRKEFKQDLTNIKRNLVLCTGDKDCPVHCKRSLITWSFYGNREDIQALINSLSTRGVRESELRNNLLQEMDNLLLVIDECPKHKLNPEVFSDSNKAQNNKAAKKNKYENANLNFPSDMLVDDVMELTLRDHILDFEDKINSGCLGWLKITDRTAWRNAINQRSYDKQCDKLMCAGNEVDIDTPPNALIDKIKNESKHSRPGTPDSEVGSISIKTYKDPGMYLGLPGDDEMVLDQKQQATIKQLACSILQLSHAIEQRYLQRPLGPDQKDKKWSGEEARERWEQSLIASTNWSQLFIHLSTLHNSVAWHRSALNAQCRICRRRRDAENMLLCDGCNRGHHLYCLKPKLTAVPPGDWFCTACRPPEIKPKEKTQKRKRFEDEIEDEPILTKETRQNRAKRVVHSDDEGEQEDDEDDEESEEDINIRLENLCATCKSGGKLIVCDTCSNRYHLECVDPPLSRSPRGRRWSCTKCKAKRRSTTKVRGREKERDKERLCAAAARSRIHGFAKSLLTTESTDWDDSSASDDTEPRQTRRATKRAAEIEHEEDKNSIRGSATKLQELLNDIRHHRDSWPFLSPVTKDEVPDYHDIISNPMDFGTIKHKLGNGDYETVDKFFSDCQLVFDNCGLYNKEHSSVYNAGMRLRKYIEKRCKELGFNFDDTLFQEDSKIKRPRLDIIDENDTSESEDEREAHKRR
- the LOC105205315 gene encoding bromodomain adjacent to zinc finger domain protein 1A isoform X1; protein product: MPLLRKQPFQRLHVSSDFRDDDEVYHCEVTNEIFKNYNEFCERIILCNSLIWSCSITGKTNMTFEEALQCEENAKRSLKEFPMELRIPILYLASKTNRSSFNEMIEDVYQFARDRYFVGEMVEASFTEDAWCNCHVLQVIIPTEQQIKTFMNENSRSLQEHYYHPPAKLFRYEVEQLDSGDSDVSQIMIVEASQVRRRKQHYSRDRNKIFLRQLCEQNSSGIWVVKESVLEKYAINKIRFDTIFAGTLPDFTVRIKKSVKQKQESMDKFLISNVSKQKTPDKAADPLKKVNDTGVVKKYRKPRMNGKFKEELKAKALEEKAKRKEERALKSERKKEKRQKLAALAAYMKQWNKPREDLECEDLSPIPEPTVIKCNIPNEKFGDFALITEFLEFFNEELEVPVYFPGGFNLELVEKALLTKEASGPWSDLLQLLLSNIFKYQAGEDNEIDAQAPTLLDDTSAYEDASSMAKTIKLATLASRWCPTYQGCKLSELTLDHVTLSEILRQHLLSSGGRISEAASKWRYSQKGGYTNFDEPALRLRLHEAYLLRLLGHRNVCELDLDDKIKIVTCLINQLLAFASIRDAIEERYDKLHQAKRELKLFLLAEQKKEKEEKEKMREREKEGKLEEDEPKPKKITRGNYEEEKKKEEYENKLKELQQASRDDKMMIYLGADRAHRRYWRFISIPGLFVENDERWPGDCLPEGTPHHPELQDKEATYAYIKNKFEDEFSDKENNFKKLKKSPKKLLLSDKNGVKSPRKETNSRKEFKQDLTNIKRNLVLCTGDKDCPVHCKRSLITWSFYGNREDIQALINSLSTRGVRESELRNNLLQEMDNLLLVIDECPKHKLNPEVFSDSNKAQNNKAAKKNKYENANLNFPSDMLVDDVMELTLRDHILDFEDKINSGCLGWLKITDRTAWRNAINQRSYDKQCDKLMCAGNEVDIDTPPNALIDKIKNESKHSRPGTPDSEVGSISIKTYKDPGMYLGLPGDDEMVLDQKQQATIKQLACSILQLSHAIEQRYLQRPLGPDQKDKKWSGEEARERWEQSLIASTNWSQLFIHLSTLHNSVAWHRSALNAQCRICRRRRDAENMLLCDGCNRGHHLYCLKPKLTAVPPGDWFCTACRPPEIKPKEKTQKRKRFEDEIEDEPILTKETRQNRAKRVVHSDDEGEQEDDEDDEESEEDINIRLENLCATCKSGGKLIVCDTCSNRYHLECVDPPLSRSPRGRRWSCTKCKAKRRSTTKVRGREKERDKERLCAAAARSRIHGFAKSLLTTESTDWDDSSASDDTEPRQTRRATKRAAEIEHEEDKNSIRGSATKLQELLNDIRHHRDSWPFLSPVTKDEVPDYHDIISNPMDFGTIKHKLGNGDYETVDKFFSDCQLVFDNCGLYNKEHSSVYNYVYSAGMRLRKYIEKRCKELGFNFDDTLFQEDSKIKRPRLDIIDENDTSESEDEREAHKRR